CTGGCGCAATGAAAGCGTGCAATATCCGGGAACGGTCACCATCACCGCATCCATATCGCCGTCCTCGTCATGCGCCGTGCGGCCGTCTTTGAGGCGAACGGCGATGATCGAATCTGCGCCGATATGTTCGACCATCACGACCTCCCCCCGCAGGGAGGCTTCGGTCGGTTCCGTCGTCAGGGAGAGGGCGTTTGGCCGAACACCCAGCAACACGGTGGAAGCCGTCTCCGACTGTGGCACATCCACGCGGATGGAGGTGGAGCCGATGAAGAGGCCATCAGGCTTTTTGTCAGTGACGATCAGGTTCATCGGCGGCGTGCCGATGAAGCGGGCGACATAGGTATTGGCCGGATCGGTATAGATTTCGCGCGCCGTTCCGAATTGCTGGATGATGCCTTCGCGCATCAGGGCGATTTTTGTGCCCATGGTCATGGCTTCGACCTGGTCATGCGTCACGTAGACAAAGGTTCCACCGATCTCCTGGTGCAGGCGTGAAATCTCCGAACGCATGGAGGTTCGAAGCTTGGCGTCCAGATTGGAGAGCGGCTCGTCCATCAGGAACACTTCCGGCTCCCGCACCATGGCTCGCCCAAGGGCGACGCGCTGGCGCTGTCCGCCGGAAAGCGTACGCGGGAAACGGTCGAGCATCTCCGTCAGTCCGAGGATTTTTGCAATCCTCGCGACTTTTTCAACGACGCTTGATGATTTCTCGATCCGGCGTTTTGCCAGACCGCCGATGATCGGCAGGTGGTGCCACCAGCGAAACTGCTGCATCAACAGCGGGAAGGACATGTTCCTGCGCACGGAAAGATGCGGGTAAAGCGCGTAGGACTGAAACACGAAGGCGATATCGCGCTCGCCGGGCGGCAATTGATCGACCCGCCTGCCGCCGATCAGGATTTCCCCGCCGGAAATGCTTTCAAGGCCTGCGAGCATACGCAAAAGCGTGGATTTGCCACAGCCAGAAGGACCGAGAAGGACGAGGAAATCTCCCTCTTCGATCGAGACATTGATGTCGCGAATGACTTCCTTCGCACCGAATTTCTTCGAGATATTGTTGAGTTCAATAGCGGGCATCTGGTTTTCCTGTCAGCCTTTGACACTGCCGGCGGTCATTCCGGCGACCACGTAGCGTTGGGCAAAGAGGTAAAAGACGATGGCGGGCAGGGTGTAGATCACCCCCACTGCCATGACGGAATGGATGGGCGTGGAGAGTTCGCCCACGAAACTGGCGAGCCCGACGGAAGCCGTCCTGAGGTTCTCACTGCTGATCAGGGTCTGCGCGAAGACATATTCGTTCCAGCCGTGGAAGAAAGAGATGACGGCAGCGGCAGCGAGCGTCGGCGCAATCAGCGGAATGATGATGCCGAGCACAATATCGAGACGCGAGCAGCCATCGACCCTTGCCGCCTCTTCGATCTCGATCGGAATGCCGTCGATCGCACCCTTTATGATCCAGGTGATCACAGGTACCACGAAGGCGGTGTTTGCCAGCACGAGGCCAGGGATCGTATTAAGCAGGTTGAGGTCGCCAAATATCGAATAGAGCGGCACGACAAGCATGGCTTCCGGCAGCATCTGCGTTGCAAACAATGCAAAGCCGAGTATCGCAAGTCCTGCAAACCGGAAACGGGAAAGGGCATAAGCCGGCAGGACGGCCAGCAGGATGCTGAGGACGGTGGTGCCTGTGGCAACCAGAAAGCTGTTCTTCAGCCATGTCGTCACCGGAATGGTATCGAAAACCTCGAGATAGATTCCAAGCTGCGACCAGTCAGGCACGAGCCGTGGAAAGGGCGCGAAGAGTTCCGATGACGGCGTCATGGACGTGACGAACATCCAGTAGATCGGAAAAGCCGCAAAGCCGAGCATGAAGAGGACGGCGAGGATGCGAACAAAGTGGGCGTTGCCGGTGGTATTCATCAACGCTTCCCCTGTGCCTGTTCAGTCATCCGGGTGACCTTGAAATAGATGACGGTTACCAGAAGCGCGATCGACAGGCCGATCATGCCGATGGAGGCCGCTGATCCGAGATCGCGATAGACGAAACCCTGGCGATAAAGCTCGATGACGAGCGTGTTGGTCGCGCCGATGGGACCGCCCTGCGTCATCAGCCAGATGAGGTCGAAGCGGCGCAGCGACCAGATGGTGACGAACAACGTCAGCATCAGCACGGTCGGCTGGATGGTCGGCCATGTGGCGGTCTTGAAGATGTTGAGCCGGTCCGCACCATCGATGACGGCAGCCTCCTTGAGCTCATGCGGCACGCCCTGCAAAGCCGCGAGGATCACAACGGAAGAAAAGGGGAATATCTGCCAGACGGTGGTGAGCAGGATAGCCGGTAGGGCGAGGTTTGGATCGTCGAGCCAGTTCTCACCGCCGAAGGGAAGGCCGAGACCGGTGAGAACCCGATTGAAAATGCCGTATTGCGAATTGAATATCCAGGTGAATACCAGCGCGACGGCAACTGACGGTGCGGCCCAGGGAACGGTGATCAGCGCCCGGGCAATACCCCGGCCGAAAAAGGGGGAATCGAGCAGCATGGCCGAACCTAGGCCCGTGCCGATCGCAAAGATCACGCAGGCGACGGTATAGATCGCCGTGATCCACAGCACCTTCCACAGTTCACCGTCCTCGATCAGGAAGGAATAATTCTCGATACCGACGAACGGGTTGACGTTAGGCGTCAGCAGGTCGGTGGCGGTGAAGCTCATGAAGAACTGCTGGACCAGCGGATAAAACTGAAACAGCAGAAGATAGATGCCGACCGGTGCGGCGAAGAGATAAGGAGTCAACGGATGACCGTCGAGCCTTGCTCCTGCGAGCTGGGCACGTTTCATAACTGACCTCGATGGAAATAGAGCCGGGGTTGCGGAGGCCGATCAGACAGCCTCCGCATCGATCTCAGCGAAGGACGCGTCGCTCCACCAGCGACTGGGCGCGATCCATGGCGTCCTTTGGATCGGCATTTTCGAGAAGCACCTTCAACACCTGCTCGAGCACGATCTGCTGGATTTCGGGCGTCTTGCCCTCATGTCCCATCACAAGCTGCGGAAGGGCGTTCTGCATCTGGCCCTCATAGACCTTCAGCCATGGCCGCTTCGCCTGCTCTTCGGCAGACATGTCGATCTTGGTGCCGACACCCGTCCCCATTGCGGCCTGAAGGCCTTTCTGGTTCTCGGGGGAATAGGCCCATTTGATGAAGGCGCCCGCAGCATCCTTGTGCTTCGTGTTGGCGTTGACCACGAGAGCGGTCATGATGAGGCCCTGCGCCTTGTCCGGGAAAGGCGAGGGTGCTGCGGCGAAATTGAGCTGCGGGGCGTTCTGGTTGAAGATTGCCGCCACGCCGCCATTATCGACGTTCATGGCGATCTTGCCTTCCCAGAACATGCGGCGATAGGTGGCCGCATCCGCGCCGCGTGGCGTCACGGCGGCATCATAAACCTGCTTGTAGGCGGTGACGCCCTTGATGACGTCAGGGCTGTTGAGCGTGAGCTTGCCGTCCTTGTCGCTCCAGCGACCGCCAAATCCGAAGACGTAGTTGCAGAGATCCTGCCAGAAACCGGCGCGCTCCGCCATTGTGGCGCGGTAGGCATAACCATACACGCCGTCCTTGGTTTTCTCCTTGGCGGCCGCCAGGAAGCTTTCGAAATCCTTCGGCGGTTCCGGCAGGATGTCCTTGTTGTACAGCAGCGCATAACCCGTCGTGTCGAACAGCAGACCGTAACGGACGTCCTTCACCTTCATGAAGCGGTCCGGCCCCAGGAATTCGTGATCCTTGTCGCTGATCATATCATCGAGCGGCAGCAGGCGACCGGATGGAATGGCAGCGAAGAAATCGGTCTGGTCGAAGCGCACGAGGTCCGGTCCGCCGCCGCCACCCATCTGGGTGAAGACCGTGTTGGCTAGGCTGGAAAACGGAATTGCGATGGGTTCAACTTCGACCTTGTCCTGACTTTCGTTGAATTTCTGGATCCACGCCTTGACCCGGTCGCCACGTCCGGCTTCCGCAAAAACCGCGGCGGCGAAGGTGATCTTGTCCTTGGCCAGCGCCGGCGCTGCCCAGGATGCAAGCGCCGTCGCCATCGTGGCCGCAATCAAGGATTTTACGATATTGCTCATCCATGCTCCTCCCTGAGCTTTTTTATTGGCGCCTCCCGAGCGCCATAAGTCATTGCAAAATATGTATTTCAGAAATCTTTCTTCGTTGCGGACGGATGTCGGACATCCAATGGCGCCGCTGTCTCAAATCTTGAAAATCGGTTCGATGCTGCAATCCAGCAGGCGAGGGTCTATGCCCGTCTCCATTTCATCGAACATGGAGTCGACGAAGCCGACCAAGGCGTCCGTTGCGGCAAGCGCCGTGTCCAGATGGCGGTTCGCGACGGCATTCAGGACCGAAAGATGGCAATCGACCGTCTGCGTCAGGTCGGATTTTCCATGTGTCACCGTGTGGTGAATGAAGCCGATGCGCCGATAGATCGTGTGCAGCGGCCGCAGGGTATGTTCGAGGAAAGGTTCGTTCGCCGCCGCCAGCAAAATCTGGTCGATCCGACGGTCGAGCAGGTTGAATTCGCTGAGCGTGATCTGCTCCCGTCGTTCACGCAGGGCGCGTTCGATATGCAGCATCTGATTGCGATGGGAGAGGCTTGCCCGCTCCACCGCAAGCCGCATGACGAAGCGCTCCATGTCCCGGCGAAGCTGTAGCAGCAGGCGTTCACGCGCCAGATCGATCGGCGCGACTCTGAGTCCGTGGCGGGGCAGCACGACCAGCAGCGTATCGGCGGCAAGACGGCTGACGGCATTATGAACCGGCGTCCGGCCCAGCCCCGTGGCGTCCTGCAATTCCTGCAATGTCAGTTGCCGGCCGGGCTTCAGCTCGCAATTGATCAGCAGTTCCTCGATGCGCTCATAAGCGAGATCGAAGAAGTTGACGCGGTTTGCCCGCTTCGGCTTTTCCCCGTCCGTTACCAGTTCGGGTTTCGTCTGCTTGCGTGCCATCTCCGGTCTCCTCCCGTCGCGGTCAACAAACTCAGTACATAAATTGCTATAAAACATGTTGTG
This window of the Agrobacterium fabrum str. C58 genome carries:
- a CDS encoding ABC transporter ATP-binding protein, translated to MPAIELNNISKKFGAKEVIRDINVSIEEGDFLVLLGPSGCGKSTLLRMLAGLESISGGEILIGGRRVDQLPPGERDIAFVFQSYALYPHLSVRRNMSFPLLMQQFRWWHHLPIIGGLAKRRIEKSSSVVEKVARIAKILGLTEMLDRFPRTLSGGQRQRVALGRAMVREPEVFLMDEPLSNLDAKLRTSMRSEISRLHQEIGGTFVYVTHDQVEAMTMGTKIALMREGIIQQFGTAREIYTDPANTYVARFIGTPPMNLIVTDKKPDGLFIGSTSIRVDVPQSETASTVLLGVRPNALSLTTEPTEASLRGEVVMVEHIGADSIIAVRLKDGRTAHDEDGDMDAVMVTVPGYCTLSLRQEVSLTIDPGQAILFSAVTGERIRS
- a CDS encoding ABC transporter substrate-binding protein yields the protein MSNIVKSLIAATMATALASWAAPALAKDKITFAAAVFAEAGRGDRVKAWIQKFNESQDKVEVEPIAIPFSSLANTVFTQMGGGGGPDLVRFDQTDFFAAIPSGRLLPLDDMISDKDHEFLGPDRFMKVKDVRYGLLFDTTGYALLYNKDILPEPPKDFESFLAAAKEKTKDGVYGYAYRATMAERAGFWQDLCNYVFGFGGRWSDKDGKLTLNSPDVIKGVTAYKQVYDAAVTPRGADAATYRRMFWEGKIAMNVDNGGVAAIFNQNAPQLNFAAAPSPFPDKAQGLIMTALVVNANTKHKDAAGAFIKWAYSPENQKGLQAAMGTGVGTKIDMSAEEQAKRPWLKVYEGQMQNALPQLVMGHEGKTPEIQQIVLEQVLKVLLENADPKDAMDRAQSLVERRVLR
- a CDS encoding carbohydrate ABC transporter permease, yielding MNTTGNAHFVRILAVLFMLGFAAFPIYWMFVTSMTPSSELFAPFPRLVPDWSQLGIYLEVFDTIPVTTWLKNSFLVATGTTVLSILLAVLPAYALSRFRFAGLAILGFALFATQMLPEAMLVVPLYSIFGDLNLLNTIPGLVLANTAFVVPVITWIIKGAIDGIPIEIEEAARVDGCSRLDIVLGIIIPLIAPTLAAAAVISFFHGWNEYVFAQTLISSENLRTASVGLASFVGELSTPIHSVMAVGVIYTLPAIVFYLFAQRYVVAGMTAGSVKG
- a CDS encoding carbohydrate ABC transporter permease, yielding MKRAQLAGARLDGHPLTPYLFAAPVGIYLLLFQFYPLVQQFFMSFTATDLLTPNVNPFVGIENYSFLIEDGELWKVLWITAIYTVACVIFAIGTGLGSAMLLDSPFFGRGIARALITVPWAAPSVAVALVFTWIFNSQYGIFNRVLTGLGLPFGGENWLDDPNLALPAILLTTVWQIFPFSSVVILAALQGVPHELKEAAVIDGADRLNIFKTATWPTIQPTVLMLTLFVTIWSLRRFDLIWLMTQGGPIGATNTLVIELYRQGFVYRDLGSAASIGMIGLSIALLVTVIYFKVTRMTEQAQGKR
- a CDS encoding GntR family transcriptional regulator, with protein sequence MARKQTKPELVTDGEKPKRANRVNFFDLAYERIEELLINCELKPGRQLTLQELQDATGLGRTPVHNAVSRLAADTLLVVLPRHGLRVAPIDLARERLLLQLRRDMERFVMRLAVERASLSHRNQMLHIERALRERREQITLSEFNLLDRRIDQILLAAANEPFLEHTLRPLHTIYRRIGFIHHTVTHGKSDLTQTVDCHLSVLNAVANRHLDTALAATDALVGFVDSMFDEMETGIDPRLLDCSIEPIFKI